A stretch of Chionomys nivalis chromosome 2, mChiNiv1.1, whole genome shotgun sequence DNA encodes these proteins:
- the Perp gene encoding p53 apoptosis effector related to PMP-22, with product MLRCGLACERCRWILPLLLLSAIAFDIIALSGRGWVQSSVHLQTSSLWWRCWDEGGGSGSYDDGCQSLMEYAWGRAAAATLFCGFIILVICFILSFFALCGPQMLIFLRVIGGLLALAAVFQIISLVIYPVKYTQTFDLHSNPGVNYIYNWAYGFGWAATIILIGCSFFFCCLPNYEDDLLGNAKPRYFYTSA from the exons ATGCTGCGCTGCGGCCTGGCCTGCGAGCGCTGCAGGTGGATCCTACCCCTGTTGCTGCTCAGCGCCATCGCCTTCGACATCATCGCGCTGTCCGGCCGCGGCTGGGTGCAGTCGAGCGTCCACCTCCAGACGTCCTCGCTCTGGTGGAGATGCTGGGATGAGGGCGGCGGCAGCGGGTCCTACGACGATGGCTGCCAGAGCCTCATGGAGTACG CGTGGGGACGAGCGGCTGCTGCCACGCTCTTCTGCGGCTTCATCATCCTGGTCATCTGcttcattctctccttcttcGCCCTGTGTGGACCCCAGATGCTCATTTTCCTGAGGGTTATTGGAGGACTCCTCGCCCTGGCTG cTGTATTCCAGATCATCTCCCTGGTGATCTATCCAGTGAAGTACACCCAGACCTTTGACCTTCATAGTAACCCTGGCGTCAATTACATCTATAACTGGGCCTATGGCTTTGGATGGGCGGCCACCATCATCTTGATTGGCTGTTCCTTCTTCTTCTGCTGCCTCCCCAACTACGAAGATGACCTGCTAGGCAATGCCAAGCCCAGGTACTTCTACACATCTGCCTAA